A genomic stretch from Lathyrus oleraceus cultivar Zhongwan6 chromosome 2, CAAS_Psat_ZW6_1.0, whole genome shotgun sequence includes:
- the LOC127119322 gene encoding carbonic anhydrase 2 isoform X1, whose protein sequence is MAGAFKKCMLLCCTSKIVSKEDMAAESYDETIASLTKLLEEKAELSSIAAIKIRELTAELKATAEKPFNPNERIRSGFVQFKTEKFEKNPDLYGELAKGQSPKFMVFACSDSRVCPSHILDFQPGEAFVVRNIANMVPPYDKSKYSGAGAAIEYAVLHLKVENIVVIGHSCCGGIKGLMSIPDDGTTASEFIENWVQICNPAKSKVKTETSSLSFSEQCTNCEKEAVNVSIGNLLTYPFVREAVVKKALALKGAHYNFVNGTFELWDLNFNVLPSVTV, encoded by the exons ATGGCTGGGGCATTCAAAAAGTGCATGTTGCTGTGTTGTACCAGCAAAATTGTCTCG AAGGAAGACATGGCTGCAGAGTCGTACGACGAAACCATCGCATCGCTGACCAAGCTTCTCGA GGAGAAAGCTGAGCTAAGTAGCATCGCGGCCATTAAGATCAGGGAGCTCACGGCGGAGTTAAAGGCCACCGCTGAGAAACCGTTTAACCCGAATGAGAGGATCCGATCCGGCTTCGTCCAATTCAAAACAGAAAAATTCGA GAAAAATCCTGATCTGTACGGTGAACTTGCCAAAGGCCAGAGCCCAAAg TTTATGGTGTTTGCTTGCTCAGATTCAAGAGTTTGCCCTTCCCATATTTTGGATTTCCAACCAGGTGAAGCCTTTGTGGTCAGAAACATCGCCAACATGGTTCCACCATACGACAAG AGCAAGTATTCGGGAGCAGGGGCGGCCATTGAATATGCTGTACTACATTTAAAG GTGGAGAATATTGTAGTAATTGGACACAGCTGCTGTGGAGGTATAAAGGGTCTCATGTCTATCCCAGATGATGGGACCACCGCAAG TGAATTCATAGAAAATTGGGTCCAAATCTGTAATCCAGCAAAGTCCAAGGTTAAAACAGAAACAAGCAGCTTAAGCTTCTCAGAGCAGTGTACAAACTGTGAAAAG GAAGCTGTGAATGTATCAATTGGGAACTTATTGACTTATCCATTTGTGAGAGAAGCTGTTGTGAAGAAAGCACTTGCTTTGAAAGGAGCACATTACAATTTTGTGAATGGCACTTTTGAGCTCTGGGATTTGAATTTCAACGTTTTGCCCTCTGTGACCGTTTAA
- the LOC127119322 gene encoding carbonic anhydrase 2 isoform X2, giving the protein MAAESYDETIASLTKLLEEKAELSSIAAIKIRELTAELKATAEKPFNPNERIRSGFVQFKTEKFEKNPDLYGELAKGQSPKFMVFACSDSRVCPSHILDFQPGEAFVVRNIANMVPPYDKSKYSGAGAAIEYAVLHLKVENIVVIGHSCCGGIKGLMSIPDDGTTASEFIENWVQICNPAKSKVKTETSSLSFSEQCTNCEKEAVNVSIGNLLTYPFVREAVVKKALALKGAHYNFVNGTFELWDLNFNVLPSVTV; this is encoded by the exons ATGGCTGCAGAGTCGTACGACGAAACCATCGCATCGCTGACCAAGCTTCTCGA GGAGAAAGCTGAGCTAAGTAGCATCGCGGCCATTAAGATCAGGGAGCTCACGGCGGAGTTAAAGGCCACCGCTGAGAAACCGTTTAACCCGAATGAGAGGATCCGATCCGGCTTCGTCCAATTCAAAACAGAAAAATTCGA GAAAAATCCTGATCTGTACGGTGAACTTGCCAAAGGCCAGAGCCCAAAg TTTATGGTGTTTGCTTGCTCAGATTCAAGAGTTTGCCCTTCCCATATTTTGGATTTCCAACCAGGTGAAGCCTTTGTGGTCAGAAACATCGCCAACATGGTTCCACCATACGACAAG AGCAAGTATTCGGGAGCAGGGGCGGCCATTGAATATGCTGTACTACATTTAAAG GTGGAGAATATTGTAGTAATTGGACACAGCTGCTGTGGAGGTATAAAGGGTCTCATGTCTATCCCAGATGATGGGACCACCGCAAG TGAATTCATAGAAAATTGGGTCCAAATCTGTAATCCAGCAAAGTCCAAGGTTAAAACAGAAACAAGCAGCTTAAGCTTCTCAGAGCAGTGTACAAACTGTGAAAAG GAAGCTGTGAATGTATCAATTGGGAACTTATTGACTTATCCATTTGTGAGAGAAGCTGTTGTGAAGAAAGCACTTGCTTTGAAAGGAGCACATTACAATTTTGTGAATGGCACTTTTGAGCTCTGGGATTTGAATTTCAACGTTTTGCCCTCTGTGACCGTTTAA